A region from the Bacillus sp. Marseille-P3661 genome encodes:
- the leuB gene encoding 3-isopropylmalate dehydrogenase codes for MDKKIAVLPGDGIGKEIVTGAISVLEVIAEKFGHTFKFDFARIGGEAIDQDQTPLPAETVQKCKSSDAILLGAVGGPKWDQNPPEMRPEKGLLAIRKELGLFANLRPVQAFSSLADASTLKREVIENVDLMIVRELTGGIYFGAPRERRVDENGKQMAVDTMTYTNEEIERIIRKGFELAAVRNKKLTSVDKANVLETSRVWREIAIEVAKDYPEVELEHMLVDNAAMQLIRNPKQFDVMVTENMFGDILSDEASMLTGSLGMLPSASLSAEGPGLYEPCHGSAPDIAGQNKANPLATILSAAMMLKYSFNLLKEGDIIEQAVQQVLEKGHRTADLAAGTDTVLSTDQMVEQVINEIKGICESVTMSANS; via the coding sequence ATGGATAAAAAGATTGCGGTATTACCTGGTGACGGAATTGGGAAAGAGATTGTGACAGGTGCGATTTCTGTTCTTGAAGTAATTGCAGAGAAGTTTGGTCATACATTTAAATTTGACTTTGCTAGAATTGGTGGCGAGGCGATTGATCAGGACCAAACACCGTTACCTGCTGAAACTGTTCAAAAGTGTAAAAGCAGTGATGCTATTTTGTTAGGAGCTGTAGGTGGTCCGAAATGGGATCAAAATCCTCCTGAAATGAGACCTGAAAAAGGCTTATTAGCAATTCGAAAAGAGTTAGGATTATTTGCAAACCTACGACCTGTACAAGCATTCTCAAGTCTTGCTGATGCGTCTACGTTAAAAAGAGAAGTAATTGAAAATGTAGATTTAATGATTGTTAGAGAATTAACGGGCGGCATATACTTTGGTGCTCCAAGAGAACGTCGCGTTGATGAGAATGGTAAGCAAATGGCTGTTGATACAATGACATATACGAATGAAGAAATCGAGCGTATTATTCGCAAAGGGTTTGAACTGGCGGCTGTTCGGAATAAAAAATTAACATCAGTAGATAAAGCTAACGTACTAGAAACAAGTAGGGTTTGGCGTGAAATTGCAATTGAAGTGGCTAAAGACTATCCGGAAGTAGAGCTTGAGCATATGCTTGTGGATAACGCAGCTATGCAGCTAATCCGTAATCCAAAACAATTTGACGTAATGGTAACGGAAAATATGTTTGGGGATATTTTAAGTGATGAAGCTTCAATGCTTACCGGCTCTCTGGGTATGTTACCATCGGCTAGCTTATCTGCCGAAGGACCAGGCTTATATGAACCTTGTCATGGATCTGCACCTGATATTGCAGGTCAAAATAAAGCTAATCCACTAGCAACGATTTTATCGGCTGCAATGATGTTAAAATACTCTTTTAATCTATTAAAAGAAGGAGATATCATCGAGCAAGCTGTTCAGCAAGTATTAGAAAAAGGACATCGTACTGCAGATTTGGCTGCAGGAACTGATACTGTGCTTTCAACAGATCAAATGGTTGAGCAAGTTATCAATGAAATTAAGGGAATTTGCGAATCAGTTACGATGTCAGCCAATAGCTAA
- the leuC gene encoding 3-isopropylmalate dehydratase large subunit, producing MGSPKTIIEKIWESHAVVSEVGKPSLLYIDLHLVHEVTSPQAFEGLRLKGRKVRRPDLTFATMDHNVPTDDRFTITDEIAKKQIDTLAENCKAFGVEIADLNSPDQGIVHVIGPELGLTQPGKTIVCGDSHTSTHGAFGALAFGIGTSEVEHVLATQTLWQVKPKTLQVEVTGKLPIGVTAKDIILAFIAKYGVNFGTGYVIEYTGEAIRSLSMDERMTICNMSIEAGAKAGLVSPDETTINYLKGRKFAPQGEAFEKAAEQWLQLASDEGATYDKTVTLKGEEIEPQVTWGTNPSMGISINSTIPRPEDFESEVDQKAVRSALEYMGLEGGTPISEVEIQHVFIGSCTNSRLSDLQAAATVVKGQKVHPGVRAMVVPGSQNIKKQAEELGLDKIFLDAGFEWRESGCSMCLGMNPDIVPEKERCASTSNRNFEGRQGKGARTHLVSPEMAAAAAIAGHFVDVRNFSKETVNQ from the coding sequence ATGGGATCGCCGAAAACAATTATTGAAAAAATTTGGGAATCACATGCGGTTGTTTCTGAAGTAGGAAAGCCATCATTACTATATATTGATTTACATTTAGTTCATGAAGTAACGTCTCCTCAAGCATTTGAAGGATTACGCTTGAAAGGACGAAAGGTAAGAAGACCTGACTTAACATTTGCAACCATGGACCATAACGTACCAACTGATGATCGTTTTACTATTACCGATGAAATTGCTAAGAAACAAATTGATACTTTAGCTGAAAACTGTAAAGCATTTGGTGTTGAAATTGCAGACTTAAATAGCCCTGACCAAGGGATTGTTCATGTAATAGGCCCTGAATTAGGATTAACACAGCCAGGTAAAACAATAGTTTGCGGTGACAGCCATACATCTACACATGGCGCGTTTGGTGCATTGGCATTTGGAATTGGTACTAGTGAAGTAGAGCATGTATTAGCTACACAAACCTTATGGCAAGTTAAACCGAAAACATTGCAAGTAGAAGTTACTGGAAAACTTCCGATAGGCGTAACCGCAAAGGATATTATTTTAGCGTTTATTGCAAAATATGGGGTAAATTTCGGTACTGGCTATGTAATTGAATATACTGGGGAAGCTATTCGCAGCCTTTCAATGGACGAAAGAATGACAATCTGTAACATGTCGATCGAAGCTGGGGCAAAAGCTGGTTTAGTTAGCCCAGATGAAACGACTATTAACTATCTAAAAGGTAGAAAGTTTGCACCACAAGGGGAAGCGTTTGAAAAAGCTGCAGAGCAATGGTTACAACTTGCATCTGACGAAGGTGCAACATATGACAAAACAGTAACATTAAAAGGTGAAGAAATTGAACCTCAAGTTACTTGGGGAACTAATCCTTCAATGGGCATTTCGATTAATTCAACCATCCCACGCCCAGAGGATTTTGAATCTGAGGTAGATCAAAAGGCGGTTCGTTCAGCACTTGAATATATGGGCCTTGAAGGTGGAACGCCAATTAGTGAGGTTGAAATTCAACACGTATTTATTGGTTCATGTACTAATTCTCGTTTAAGTGATTTACAAGCAGCAGCGACTGTTGTAAAAGGTCAAAAAGTACATCCGGGTGTTCGTGCTATGGTTGTTCCTGGTTCTCAAAATATTAAGAAACAAGCAGAAGAGCTTGGTTTGGATAAGATTTTCCTAGATGCAGGTTTTGAATGGCGTGAGTCTGGCTGTAGTATGTGTTTAGGTATGAACCCTGATATCGTACCTGAAAAAGAACGTTGTGCATCCACATCTAACCGTAACTTTGAAGGACGTCAAGGTAAAGGTGCCCGCACGCATCTTGTAAGTCCTGAAATGGCTGCAGCAGCTGCTATTGCTGGTCATTTTGTTGATGTTCGTAATTTTTCAAAAGAGACGGTTAATCAATAA
- the leuD gene encoding 3-isopropylmalate dehydratase small subunit — protein MEALVIHRGKAASLDRVNVDTDQIIPKQFLKRIERTGFGQFAFFDWRFNNDGSENENFELNLPENKGASILVSGENFGCGSSREHAPWALQDYGFQVIIAPSFGDIFYNNCLKNGVLPIRLEEESVRALLNAAKAADYVLTVDLPNQKVIDQSGNEYAFEIDPHWKEMLVNGWDEIDVTLKYDEAIAVFEQNRNIG, from the coding sequence ATGGAAGCATTAGTAATTCATAGAGGAAAAGCAGCTAGTCTTGACCGTGTAAATGTCGACACAGATCAAATTATTCCAAAACAATTTTTGAAAAGAATCGAACGTACAGGCTTTGGTCAATTTGCATTTTTTGACTGGCGTTTTAATAACGATGGATCTGAAAATGAAAATTTTGAGTTGAATCTTCCGGAAAATAAAGGTGCATCAATCCTTGTTTCTGGTGAAAACTTTGGTTGCGGCTCTTCTCGTGAGCATGCGCCTTGGGCTTTACAGGATTATGGATTTCAAGTGATCATTGCTCCTTCTTTTGGGGATATCTTCTATAATAACTGCCTTAAAAATGGCGTATTACCGATACGTTTAGAAGAAGAGTCAGTTCGTGCTTTATTGAATGCTGCAAAAGCGGCAGATTATGTATTAACTGTTGATCTACCAAACCAAAAAGTTATCGACCAATCGGGTAACGAATATGCATTTGAAATTGACCCTCATTGGAAAGAAATGCTTGTTAACGGCTGGGATGAAATCGATGTTACATTAAAGTACGACGAGGCAATTGCAGTATTCGAGCAAAATAGAAACATAGGATAA